One Myripristis murdjan chromosome 18, fMyrMur1.1, whole genome shotgun sequence DNA window includes the following coding sequences:
- the LOC115376608 gene encoding uncharacterized protein LOC115376608, with product MEAVNRDQMVPEPSPENVPGVPTAIETFGHPNAEALHNFALNMANNIICSFTSQLPSPEPEADCRTSSYNHDQEMLAEELSSAVMEAALREACRGQTVNLRGNFQRSSYPPSSQHVQGEAGVKTERGQAGKPSSLNASTREKARGTSLDMDIDSDGTRETSFSRLSSINAASSSSAFQTSRCTQPCHPPLSQSGLPIMGSLDYPDAPPTTPLLPELIRSRDSFARKLKGGLAKEFLPSPPPPTPQDKENETKVAGGHHTAAAVDPRVELMEHLMRSLSTEYSEEEEEVWREELARVVDSYGGGNDELEPPDMAKMAAYADALSGDIIGWVITHYPLMLRARNTELIEDDDDDDDDDDDIHLLAHRLAQTILTCSLSEIQTAV from the coding sequence ATGGAGGCAGTGAACAGAGACCAGATGGTGCCAGAACCCAGTCCAGAAAACGTTCCTGGCGTTCCTACAGCAATAGAAACATTCGGTCATCCAAACGCTGAGGCTCTTCACAATTTCGCCCTTAATATGGCTAACAACATAATCTGCTCATTTACAAGCCAGCTGCCAAGCCCAGAGCCCGAGGCGGACTGTCGTACATCCAGTTATAATCACGACCAGGAAATGTTAGCTGAAGAATTAAGCTCGGCAGTGATGGAAGCAGCTCTGAGGGAAGCATGTCGAGGTCAGACTGTGAACCTCCGAGGGAATTTCCAAAGGTCAAGTTATCCGCCGTCTTCCCAGCACGTGCAAGGCGAGGCTGGGGTGAAAACAGAGCGCGGGCAAGCTGGAAAACCGTCTTCCCTGAATGCATCCACGAGGGAAAAAGCAAGAGGCACTTCTTTGGACATGGACATCGACTCAGATGGTACCAGAGAAACATCTTTCTCACGCTTATCAAGCATCAACGCCGCTTCCAGTTCCTCCGCCTTCCAGACCTCCAGATGCACCCAGCCCTGTCACCCGCCTCTGTCCCAGTCAGGGCTTCCCATTATGGGATCCCTCGACTATCCCGACGCCCCGCCCACCACCCCCCTGCTCCCTGAGCTCATCAGGAGCCGGGACAGTTTCGCCAGGAAGCTGAAAGGAGGCCTCGCCAAGGAGTTcctgccctcccctcctcctccaacgCCGCaggataaagaaaatgaaaccaagGTGGCGGGAGGGCACCACACCGCAGCCGCCGTCGACCCCCGGGTGGAGCTGATGGAGCATCTGATGCGCTCTCTGTCCACAGAGTactctgaggaagaggaggaggtgtggagaGAAGAATTAGCGAGAGTAGTGGACAGTTACGGAGGCGGAAATGACGAATTGGAACCCCCAGATATGGCCAAAATGGCGGCCTATGCGGACGCACTTTCTGGAGATATTATAGGCTGGGTCATCACTCACTACCCTTTGATGTTAAGAGCTAGAAACACAGAGCTGATagaggacgatgatgatgatgatgatgatgatgatgacattcaTCTGCTAGCTCACCGACTGGCCCAAACAATCCTCACTTGCTCCCTGAGTGAAATTCAGACGGCGGTCTAG